A DNA window from Entelurus aequoreus isolate RoL-2023_Sb linkage group LG24, RoL_Eaeq_v1.1, whole genome shotgun sequence contains the following coding sequences:
- the il17c gene encoding interleukin-17C, which produces MQIAMIVVILGLQLGPAWTCNVNRCYEEGELSKAANRKLTSHYPQPPEPHGVLAWDSPASCPLDLYVHYQQREARSLSPWRFVWKTMKDHYPSTYVEAQCLCSGCIVTKNKGVPEMSHDYNSVPIEQSRVFLKRELCDDGRKYYLKPVSVNVVVGCTCARPRIAS; this is translated from the exons ATGCAG ATCGCGATGATCGTGGTGATCTTGGGCCTCCAGCTGGGACCGGCGTGGACCTGCAACGTGAACCGCTGCTATGAGGAGGGCGAGCTGAGCAAGGCGGCCAACAGGAAGCTGACGAGTCATTACCCGCAACCCCCGGAGCCCCACGGCGTGCTGGCGTGGGACTCCCCGGCCTCCTGCCCTCTGGACCTCTACGTGCACTACCAGCAGAGGGAGGCCAGGTCCTTGTCGCCATGGAGATTTGT GTGGAAAACCATGAAGGACCACTACCCCTCCACGTATGTGGAAGCTCAGTGTCTGTGCTCAGGCTGCATCGTGACCAAAAACAAGGGTGTCCCTGAAATGAGTCACGACTACAACTCAGTCCCCATCGAGCAGAGTCGAGTGTTTCTGAAGAGGGAGCTCTGTGATGATGGACGAAAGTATTATCTGAAGCCCGTCTCGGTTAATGTGGTCGTGGGCTGCACATGTGCCAGACCCCGTATCGCTTCCTAG